From Emcibacter nanhaiensis, one genomic window encodes:
- a CDS encoding flagellin produces the protein MSFSVNTNASALSALLNLNKTTTDLETVQTRINTGLKISSAKDNAAIFSIAQGLRADLKGYNAVKQSLDRSISTVDIALAAGGSISDLLIEMKEKAVAAADSGLDQTSRDALAEDFEALRDQITTIINNAEFNGTNILDSGADVIVAITNPDATQTITVDHQNLTLGGPNITFTAGATINTQTLAAAMVSTVDTALDNVNSVLTSLGAGGKSLEAQRVFSDKIADTIEVGIGNLVDADMAKESANLQSLQVKQQLGVQALSIANQAPQAILNLFGG, from the coding sequence ATGTCCTTTTCAGTTAACACAAATGCCAGTGCCCTGTCGGCGCTGTTGAACCTGAATAAAACCACCACCGATCTGGAAACGGTTCAGACCAGAATTAACACCGGCCTCAAAATTTCCTCAGCGAAGGACAATGCGGCCATCTTCTCCATTGCCCAGGGCCTGCGCGCCGACCTGAAAGGGTATAACGCCGTCAAGCAGAGCCTTGACCGTTCCATCAGTACGGTAGATATCGCCCTGGCGGCAGGCGGATCCATTTCCGATCTGCTCATTGAGATGAAAGAGAAAGCTGTTGCCGCGGCGGACTCAGGCCTCGACCAGACCAGCCGTGACGCCCTGGCCGAAGACTTTGAAGCCCTGAGGGACCAAATCACGACGATTATCAACAACGCCGAATTCAACGGCACCAACATTCTCGACAGCGGCGCCGACGTAATTGTGGCCATCACCAACCCGGATGCAACTCAGACGATCACCGTCGATCATCAGAATTTGACACTCGGCGGCCCCAATATCACCTTTACTGCCGGCGCGACCATCAACACGCAGACACTCGCCGCAGCTATGGTGTCTACCGTGGACACTGCCCTCGACAATGTGAACTCCGTTCTGACATCGCTCGGCGCAGGTGGCAAATCCCTTGAAGCCCAGCGCGTCTTCTCCGACAAAATTGCCGACACCATCGAGGTCGGTATCGGAAACCTGGTGGACGCGGATATGGCCAAGGAAAGCGCCAACCTGCAATCGCTCCAGGTAAAACAGCAATTGGGCGTCCAGGCGCTCTCCATCGCCAACCAGGCACCGCAGGCTATCCTGAACCTGTTCGGCGGCTAA
- a CDS encoding rod-binding protein: protein METNIFTLPAKASLRQAVNAPQTVQQKAARKAADEFEAVFLADILKNMSVGLDPNGPFGGGHSEEMFKDMLNEQIANSISRNGGIGLSDAVYREILKAQEAAPHQE from the coding sequence ATGGAGACAAACATCTTTACATTGCCCGCCAAGGCTTCCCTGCGACAGGCCGTCAATGCACCGCAAACCGTGCAGCAAAAAGCTGCGCGCAAAGCCGCTGACGAATTCGAGGCGGTCTTCCTGGCCGACATCCTGAAGAATATGTCCGTGGGACTTGATCCCAATGGTCCCTTTGGCGGCGGCCATTCCGAAGAAATGTTCAAGGACATGCTGAATGAGCAAATCGCCAACAGTATTTCCAGAAACGGCGGCATCGGATTATCGGATGCCGTTTACCGGGAAATTCTCAAAGCCCAGGAAGCAGCCCCCCACCAGGAATAA
- a CDS encoding flagellar basal body P-ring protein FlgI: MFSGLLTVVLILLTSFPVHSASRIKDLVAVEGVRENQLVGYGLVVGLNGTGDTLRNAPFTQQSLTAMLERLGINTRDAIMKTDNTAAVMVTASLPPFARKGSRIDVSISSLGDADDLRGGTLIVTPLMGADGEVYAVAQGSLQIAGFSAGGDAESVTTGVPTSGRIPNGAVIERELSYSMNNLNGLNLSLRNPDFTTARRIAEVINKELGMNIADPVDPATIRIQKPLGYQQDIVSLVTDIEQLYVTPDQKARVVIDEKSGIIVIGHEVRVSEVAIAQGNLTIRVTETPQVSQPAPFAQGGQTQVVPRTQVEVDQGNSEKLALLHPGVNLQDLVDGLNALGIGPRDMIAILQALKVSGALHAEIEVM; encoded by the coding sequence TTGTTCTCCGGCCTTCTCACCGTTGTTTTAATCCTGCTGACATCCTTCCCCGTCCACTCCGCCTCCCGCATCAAGGATCTCGTCGCGGTGGAAGGCGTGCGGGAAAACCAGCTTGTCGGCTACGGCCTTGTGGTCGGTCTCAACGGTACCGGTGACACCCTCAGAAACGCGCCGTTTACGCAGCAAAGCCTCACGGCCATGCTGGAACGGCTCGGCATCAACACCCGCGACGCCATTATGAAAACGGACAATACGGCCGCCGTCATGGTTACTGCCAGCCTGCCGCCGTTTGCGCGCAAAGGCTCACGGATTGATGTTTCCATCAGTTCGCTTGGCGATGCCGACGACCTGCGGGGCGGCACCTTGATCGTCACCCCGCTGATGGGCGCCGACGGCGAAGTCTATGCGGTTGCCCAGGGTTCCCTGCAGATCGCCGGTTTTTCCGCCGGCGGCGATGCGGAATCAGTCACCACCGGCGTACCCACTTCCGGTCGCATTCCCAATGGTGCTGTTATCGAGCGGGAACTGAGCTACAGCATGAACAACCTGAACGGGCTGAACCTGTCCCTGCGCAATCCGGACTTTACCACAGCCCGCCGCATCGCCGAGGTGATCAACAAGGAACTGGGAATGAATATCGCCGATCCCGTCGATCCGGCCACAATTCGGATTCAGAAACCGCTGGGGTATCAGCAGGACATTGTTTCCCTGGTCACCGATATCGAGCAGCTTTATGTCACTCCCGACCAGAAGGCCCGTGTCGTGATCGACGAAAAATCAGGCATCATCGTGATCGGGCATGAAGTCCGGGTTAGCGAAGTGGCGATCGCCCAGGGTAACCTGACAATCCGGGTCACCGAAACACCGCAGGTGTCGCAGCCGGCTCCCTTTGCCCAGGGTGGACAAACCCAGGTCGTGCCGCGGACACAGGTCGAGGTAGACCAGGGCAACAGTGAAAAACTTGCCCTGCTTCATCCGGGTGTCAACCTGCAGGATCTGGTCGACGGTCTGAACGCTCTGGGCATTGGTCCCCGGGACATGATCGCGATCCTCCAGGCCCTGAAGGTATCCGGCGCCCTGCACGCGGAAATCGAGGTGATGTAA
- a CDS encoding flagellar assembly protein FliX, producing the protein MEIKGPGKISTPGVSPKKRKKGVDKGAFDKALGTEETTSSSGVSGTAPLTAVNSLLALQEAETATEGRSRGLMRAEDLVEHLEAIQNGLLLGYIPQQKLQEISTIVSKKRDQFDDPALNDLLDDIELRVKVELAKLGR; encoded by the coding sequence ATGGAGATCAAAGGTCCCGGTAAAATATCTACCCCGGGTGTTTCCCCGAAAAAGCGGAAAAAGGGCGTTGACAAGGGCGCCTTTGACAAGGCGCTTGGAACGGAGGAAACCACTTCCAGCAGCGGGGTTAGCGGCACGGCGCCATTGACAGCGGTCAACAGTCTGCTGGCCCTGCAGGAAGCGGAAACGGCGACCGAAGGCCGCTCGCGGGGGTTGATGCGGGCTGAGGATCTGGTTGAACATCTCGAGGCAATTCAGAACGGTTTGCTCCTGGGGTATATTCCGCAACAGAAGCTTCAGGAAATATCGACCATTGTCAGCAAGAAAAGGGATCAATTTGACGATCCTGCATTGAACGATTTACTCGATGATATTGAGCTGAGAGTGAAGGTTGAGCTCGCCAAACTGGGGCGGTAA
- the dksA gene encoding RNA polymerase-binding protein DksA, giving the protein MSVELPEGYVPSPDEEFMNPTQVEYFRRKLVHWKEDILRDSKETLNHLQEDSLKEPDIADRASSETDWSVELRTRDRQRKLISKIDAALNRIDQGEYGYCEVTGEPISLQRLDARPIATMTLEAQEMHEKYEKVHRDD; this is encoded by the coding sequence ATGAGCGTAGAGTTGCCGGAAGGCTATGTTCCTTCTCCTGACGAAGAATTCATGAATCCCACACAAGTGGAATATTTTCGCAGGAAGCTGGTTCACTGGAAAGAAGACATCCTTCGTGATTCCAAGGAAACCCTAAACCATTTGCAGGAAGACAGCCTCAAGGAACCTGATATTGCCGACCGGGCTTCTTCTGAAACCGACTGGTCTGTAGAATTAAGAACCCGTGATCGCCAGCGCAAGCTGATTTCCAAAATCGATGCGGCACTGAATCGCATCGACCAGGGGGAATACGGATATTGCGAGGTGACCGGTGAGCCGATCAGCCTGCAGCGGCTTGACGCGCGCCCGATCGCGACCATGACGCTGGAAGCGCAGGAGATGCATGAAAAATACGAGAAAGTTCATCGCGACGACTGA
- the flgH gene encoding flagellar basal body L-ring protein FlgH, translated as MNFTRKILFIACALSVSACSAVDRISNIGKAPDLAPIESDAVVPQYRAAEKQAVAYARQPSAQNTINTSNSLWKTGNKMFFKDQRASQVGDILTVNITINDKATVDNTTTRSRTNSDKADLSKFLGLESHLDTILPTEVSPTDLVDMGSTTSNSGSGSVDRKEEINLTVAAVVTQVLPNGNLIIQGRQEVRVNYEVRELTVMGAIRPEDISSTNTIEHTQIAEARISYGGRGQLSDVQQPRYGSQLFDILFPF; from the coding sequence ATGAACTTTACTCGAAAAATACTCTTTATCGCCTGCGCCCTTTCTGTCTCTGCCTGTAGTGCGGTTGACCGCATCAGCAACATCGGCAAGGCGCCGGACCTGGCACCAATCGAAAGCGATGCCGTCGTTCCCCAATACAGGGCTGCAGAGAAGCAGGCCGTCGCCTATGCCCGCCAGCCGTCCGCCCAGAATACGATCAACACTTCCAACTCCCTCTGGAAAACCGGCAACAAGATGTTCTTCAAGGACCAGCGCGCCAGCCAGGTCGGTGACATTCTTACTGTGAATATCACCATTAATGACAAGGCCACGGTTGACAACACCACCACACGGTCACGCACCAATTCCGATAAAGCGGACCTGTCCAAATTCCTGGGCCTGGAATCGCACCTTGATACCATACTTCCCACTGAAGTGTCTCCAACCGACCTGGTTGACATGGGCAGCACTACATCCAATTCCGGGTCCGGGTCCGTGGACCGCAAGGAAGAAATCAACCTGACCGTCGCCGCCGTGGTGACCCAGGTTCTGCCGAACGGCAACCTGATCATTCAGGGCCGTCAGGAAGTCCGCGTGAACTATGAAGTACGTGAACTGACCGTCATGGGTGCAATCCGGCCGGAAGACATCAGTTCGACCAATACCATTGAACATACCCAGATTGCCGAGGCCAGAATCTCCTACGGCGGACGCGGACAGCTTAGCGATGTCCAGCAGCCCCGCTACGGCAGCCAGCTGTTCGATATCCTGTTCCCCTTCTAG
- the flgA gene encoding flagellar basal body P-ring formation chaperone FlgA, with product MFRMKYVIATILYLLIWLTGGQVALAGIADIKREAYVDSEVVTLGDLFENLEDMHDLWVMDAPPPGKKAYISASSLAKLTRQHGVYWRNNLAVKQVVVYRKGKEISRNDLVELLTEAAKQSISDGREHSVSLYGANQKIVVPLDYGLEDLEVTNFDLNRKNGRFSATVDYPVGQNSRQSTIINGKLVEVVYVPALSKSIAPGTVITARNIKWVPLPLYGLGKTIARSQNQLVGMTVRRPLKSELPIRLSDLQRPEIVHRGNLVNITYETPKMTLTVVGKAMENGGVGDVVRVMNAASLKTMEALVTGPGEVQVVAAGMNLAAN from the coding sequence ATGTTTAGAATGAAATATGTCATCGCCACAATCCTGTATTTACTGATCTGGCTTACCGGTGGGCAGGTTGCCCTGGCCGGCATCGCCGACATCAAGCGGGAAGCCTATGTGGACAGCGAAGTGGTCACACTCGGCGATCTTTTTGAAAATCTGGAGGATATGCATGACCTGTGGGTCATGGATGCCCCTCCGCCCGGCAAGAAAGCTTATATTTCCGCCTCCTCCCTGGCCAAGCTGACCCGTCAACATGGCGTATACTGGCGAAACAACCTGGCTGTAAAACAGGTGGTCGTTTATCGCAAGGGCAAGGAAATTAGCCGGAATGACCTGGTCGAGCTGCTTACAGAGGCCGCCAAGCAAAGCATCAGTGACGGCCGGGAACACAGCGTCAGCCTTTATGGCGCCAATCAGAAAATTGTCGTGCCCCTGGACTACGGCCTCGAGGACCTGGAGGTCACAAATTTCGACCTTAACCGCAAAAACGGGCGCTTTTCTGCAACTGTTGATTATCCCGTTGGCCAGAACAGTCGTCAGTCAACCATCATTAATGGCAAACTGGTCGAAGTGGTCTATGTGCCGGCTCTCTCTAAATCCATTGCCCCGGGTACTGTCATCACAGCCCGGAATATCAAATGGGTGCCCTTGCCGCTCTATGGTTTGGGCAAGACTATCGCCCGCAGCCAGAACCAGCTTGTCGGCATGACAGTCCGGCGTCCCCTGAAATCCGAGTTGCCGATCAGGTTATCCGACCTTCAGCGGCCGGAGATTGTTCATCGTGGCAATCTGGTCAATATCACCTACGAGACGCCGAAAATGACCCTGACCGTGGTCGGAAAAGCTATGGAGAACGGCGGTGTCGGAGATGTCGTCCGGGTCATGAATGCCGCTTCACTTAAAACCATGGAAGCCCTGGTTACCGGCCCCGGCGAAGTGCAGGTCGTTGCGGCCGGCATGAACCTGGCAGCGAACTAG
- the flgG gene encoding flagellar basal-body rod protein FlgG, producing MKALSIAATGMLAQQLNVEVISNNIANMNTTGFKRQRAEFQDLLYQNIERVGAASSDTGTIIPSGIQIGVGVKAGGVYRITEQGELVNTNTPLDLAINGSGYFRVILPSGEDAFTRAGSFQLSPTGEVVTPEGYTVAPGITIPLEARDISINEQGEVSVKIDGQIDPQVVGQFELVTFPNPAGLEATGQNLFLETPASGSQTIGTPGTDGYGSIVQGFLETANVNSVAEITSLITAQRAYEMNSKVISTADEMMSVTSNLR from the coding sequence ATGAAAGCACTTAGTATCGCAGCAACCGGCATGTTGGCCCAGCAGCTTAATGTGGAAGTTATTTCCAACAACATTGCCAACATGAATACCACAGGGTTCAAACGGCAGCGGGCCGAATTCCAGGACTTGTTGTATCAGAACATCGAACGTGTGGGGGCTGCCTCATCCGATACCGGAACGATTATTCCGTCAGGTATCCAGATCGGGGTTGGCGTGAAAGCCGGCGGCGTCTACCGGATCACCGAACAGGGTGAGCTGGTGAACACCAATACGCCGCTTGACCTCGCCATCAACGGATCCGGATATTTCCGGGTTATCCTGCCGTCCGGTGAGGATGCCTTTACCCGCGCCGGGTCGTTCCAGCTCAGCCCGACCGGCGAAGTCGTTACACCCGAGGGCTATACCGTCGCGCCCGGCATCACCATCCCCCTGGAAGCACGTGATATCTCCATCAACGAACAGGGGGAAGTCTCGGTCAAGATTGATGGCCAGATCGACCCTCAGGTTGTAGGCCAGTTTGAGCTGGTCACCTTCCCCAACCCTGCGGGTCTCGAGGCAACCGGCCAGAACCTGTTCCTGGAAACCCCGGCTTCCGGCTCCCAAACCATTGGCACACCGGGCACCGACGGATACGGCTCCATTGTTCAGGGTTTCCTGGAGACAGCCAACGTGAACTCGGTTGCCGAAATTACATCGCTGATTACCGCGCAGCGGGCCTATGAAATGAATTCAAAGGTCATCAGCACAGCCGACGAAATGATGAGTGTCACTTCTAACCTGAGGTAA
- the flgF gene encoding flagellar basal-body rod protein FlgF, whose translation MDTNIYVALSHQVAMRRQLDIIANNIANMDTTAFKRESVMFKEYIDDIDGDMPKSLRQVAFVQDYGISRKMTDGNYVTTGNPFDIALSGDGLFKVRRENGEVAYTRNGHLALAEDGTLVVSTGQPILDADNNPIQFPTPSNFTGVEIASDGNIWSKEHGTLGKLGIVTFADTSQLNKIGDNLFNTQQAPLQAQDYKIIQGVTESSNVEPIVEITKMIEVSRAYTSMAKLMEDTQNAQDQAINRLTRLT comes from the coding sequence ATGGATACAAATATATACGTTGCACTTTCGCATCAGGTCGCCATGCGGCGACAGTTGGATATTATCGCCAACAATATTGCGAACATGGATACAACCGCTTTCAAGCGGGAATCAGTCATGTTCAAGGAATATATCGACGACATTGACGGCGATATGCCAAAGTCATTGCGGCAGGTTGCCTTTGTGCAGGACTATGGAATTTCCCGTAAAATGACCGACGGGAACTATGTCACCACCGGAAATCCCTTCGATATTGCCCTGAGCGGCGACGGCCTGTTCAAGGTCAGACGAGAGAATGGCGAAGTTGCCTATACCAGAAATGGTCACCTCGCCCTCGCCGAAGACGGCACATTGGTGGTTTCGACCGGCCAGCCCATTCTCGATGCCGACAATAACCCGATCCAGTTTCCGACACCCTCCAATTTTACCGGCGTGGAAATCGCCAGTGACGGGAATATCTGGTCAAAGGAACATGGCACCCTCGGCAAACTTGGTATCGTGACATTTGCAGATACCTCCCAGCTCAACAAAATCGGCGACAATCTGTTCAATACACAACAGGCGCCGCTCCAGGCCCAGGATTACAAAATCATCCAGGGTGTGACGGAAAGTTCCAACGTGGAGCCGATTGTGGAAATCACCAAAATGATTGAAGTCAGCCGGGCCTATACCTCCATGGCCAAACTGATGGAAGACACACAAAATGCCCAGGACCAGGCCATCAACCGCCTGACCCGCCTGACCTAG
- a CDS encoding flagellar basal body-associated FliL family protein, translated as MSEENSEDNLDDLAEGLEQKKFSGKKLVLFVILPLLLLLIGGGVAFMFLGGDDHQVAEGEHGAEQAELHDENPDEPTELLFLDLEPLLVNLSTAGGKPSYLKLTIALEVDKQSSLEDLKLKLPRVIDNFQVYLRELRVEDLNGSAGMFRLKEELLIRVNEAVYPTRVHDVLFKEILING; from the coding sequence ATGAGCGAAGAAAACAGCGAAGACAACCTCGACGACCTGGCCGAAGGTCTCGAACAAAAGAAATTCAGCGGCAAGAAGCTTGTGTTATTTGTTATCCTGCCTCTGCTGCTGTTGCTGATCGGTGGTGGGGTTGCCTTTATGTTTCTTGGCGGCGACGATCACCAGGTTGCGGAAGGTGAGCATGGCGCCGAGCAGGCCGAGCTCCATGACGAGAATCCTGATGAGCCCACGGAACTGTTGTTCCTCGACCTCGAGCCGCTGCTGGTTAATCTGAGCACGGCAGGCGGGAAACCCAGTTACCTGAAACTGACTATTGCCCTTGAGGTGGACAAACAAAGTTCGCTTGAAGACCTGAAGCTGAAATTGCCGCGGGTGATTGATAACTTCCAAGTATACCTGAGGGAACTGCGGGTGGAAGACCTGAATGGTTCGGCCGGCATGTTCAGGCTGAAAGAAGAATTGCTGATCCGGGTGAATGAAGCGGTGTATCCGACCCGGGTTCATGATGTGTTGTTCAAAGAAATCCTGATTAACGGATAG
- the fliM gene encoding flagellar motor switch protein FliM, whose protein sequence is MSDEEEIDDDAVAAEWEAMAAADGMDEGEGEGESDMAAAMGTDRVLDQDEIDSLLGFDGDEGGESTKSGIQALINSGLVAYERLPMLDIIFDRYVRMMSTSLRNFTSDNFEVSIDNMTSIRFGDYLNSIPLPAMLAVFKAKEWDNYGLITIDSNLIYSVVDALLGGRRGTAPMRIEGRPYTTIEHTLVEQMLRVMLKDLCAAFEPLSPVTFALDRLETNPRFASIAQPSNAALLIKMRADMEDRGGRMELVLPYATVEPVRELLLQRYMGEKFGRDSIWETHLASELMMTDVSLEAVLDEQQMTLGEVLGLEVGQTMMLNAVPDGDIEVKCSGIPMMRGKIGRMGRYVAIKIDQINRKIQEG, encoded by the coding sequence ATGTCAGACGAAGAAGAAATTGATGATGATGCCGTAGCCGCCGAATGGGAAGCCATGGCTGCCGCTGACGGTATGGATGAAGGCGAAGGAGAAGGTGAATCCGACATGGCCGCGGCCATGGGAACCGATCGCGTCCTGGACCAGGACGAAATCGACAGTCTTCTTGGTTTTGACGGCGATGAAGGTGGCGAAAGCACCAAGTCCGGAATCCAGGCACTGATCAACAGTGGCTTGGTTGCCTACGAACGTCTTCCCATGCTGGACATCATCTTTGACCGCTATGTGCGCATGATGTCGACCTCGCTGAGGAACTTTACGTCCGACAACTTCGAAGTTTCCATCGATAATATGACATCGATCCGGTTTGGTGATTACCTGAACAGTATTCCCCTGCCGGCCATGCTGGCGGTTTTCAAGGCCAAGGAATGGGACAACTACGGCCTGATTACCATTGACAGTAACCTGATTTATTCGGTGGTGGATGCCCTTCTCGGCGGCCGGCGCGGGACCGCGCCAATGCGTATCGAGGGGCGTCCCTATACCACGATCGAGCATACCCTGGTCGAGCAGATGCTCCGGGTTATGCTCAAGGACCTTTGTGCGGCGTTTGAGCCGCTGAGCCCGGTCACCTTTGCCCTGGACCGCCTCGAAACCAACCCGCGGTTTGCCAGTATTGCCCAGCCCAGTAACGCGGCCCTGCTGATCAAGATGCGGGCTGACATGGAAGACCGTGGCGGCCGCATGGAGCTTGTGCTGCCCTATGCGACGGTTGAACCGGTGCGTGAACTGCTGCTCCAGCGCTACATGGGGGAGAAATTCGGCCGTGACTCAATCTGGGAGACCCATTTGGCGTCCGAATTGATGATGACGGATGTATCCCTGGAGGCCGTTCTGGATGAACAGCAGATGACGTTGGGCGAGGTGCTGGGCCTGGAAGTCGGGCAAACCATGATGCTGAATGCGGTACCGGACGGCGATATTGAGGTCAAATGTTCGGGAATTCCCATGATGCGGGGCAAAATCGGCCGGATGGGCCGTTATGTCGCCATCAAGATTGACCAGATCAACCGCAAAATCCAGGAGGGCTGA
- a CDS encoding DUF6468 domain-containing protein → MGMEFILDGIVTIFMAVLIVYCIVLNNRLKKFRSAQSEMAKIVTELNEATAHAQQSISALRQSVGDEEARLTGLLEKSRKMADELSVITDVGANLADRIEKGLLPGKETPQGVEDAETDESEGHDEELLENLRNIR, encoded by the coding sequence ATGGGGATGGAGTTTATTCTGGACGGTATCGTTACCATTTTTATGGCAGTATTGATCGTTTATTGCATCGTACTGAACAACCGGCTGAAGAAATTCCGCAGCGCCCAGAGCGAGATGGCAAAGATTGTCACTGAGTTGAATGAAGCTACGGCACATGCACAACAGAGTATCTCTGCGCTGCGGCAATCGGTGGGGGACGAAGAGGCGAGGCTAACCGGGCTTTTGGAAAAATCGCGTAAAATGGCCGACGAGCTTTCCGTTATTACCGATGTTGGCGCCAATCTGGCCGACAGGATAGAAAAAGGACTTCTTCCCGGGAAGGAAACTCCCCAGGGTGTGGAAGACGCCGAGACAGATGAATCCGAAGGTCACGATGAGGAACTTTTGGAAAACCTGAGAAATATACGTTAG
- a CDS encoding MotE family protein: MSKIRFLPVLILVMVLFFGVKAYDFAIGVEQVFAQGNQEPVAEMENPAARDLSDIVSGAGDKPDENTESGDASEDSGAETDDSYVAGWSRSEVQLLQELADRREVLEQRAKEMDIREKLLEATENRIDQKIASLKKIEAQIQALLKTHDEREQAQLDSLVKTYTAMKPKDAARIFDNLDMDILINIIEKMNEKKVAPILAKMSPQTAKELTVELATRRQLPDIEG; this comes from the coding sequence ATGAGTAAAATCAGGTTTTTACCGGTGCTGATTCTGGTGATGGTTCTCTTCTTCGGCGTGAAGGCCTATGACTTTGCCATTGGCGTGGAGCAGGTTTTTGCCCAGGGTAACCAGGAACCTGTCGCCGAGATGGAGAACCCGGCGGCCCGGGATCTGTCCGACATTGTCTCCGGGGCCGGGGATAAACCGGATGAAAATACCGAGTCAGGTGATGCTTCTGAAGACTCTGGTGCGGAAACTGACGACTCATATGTTGCCGGTTGGAGCCGCTCGGAAGTCCAGTTGTTACAAGAGCTTGCTGATCGCCGCGAGGTTCTGGAACAGCGCGCCAAGGAAATGGATATCCGAGAAAAACTGTTGGAGGCCACGGAAAACCGCATTGACCAGAAAATCGCGTCACTGAAAAAAATCGAGGCGCAGATCCAGGCTCTTCTCAAAACCCATGACGAGCGGGAGCAGGCCCAGCTGGACAGCCTGGTCAAGACCTACACGGCCATGAAACCGAAAGACGCGGCGCGGATTTTTGATAACCTGGATATGGATATCCTGATCAATATCATCGAAAAAATGAACGAAAAGAAAGTTGCGCCGATTCTTGCCAAAATGTCTCCCCAGACGGCAAAGGAACTGACCGTCGAACTGGCGACCAGGCGTCAGTTGCCCGATATCGAAGGATAA
- a CDS encoding protein phosphatase CheZ has protein sequence MGSNIVALEDRIVNIRQKLGDQVPVEDVSMIVGEVMGSIDGDLALVEIHFQDELRELLQFIDKAKNDISQIRPKDLSEKKIPEASDQLDAVVSATEEAASSIMDAAEELGELAAGTDGEMAEKLEAISTKIFEASSFQDITGQRVSKVVNTLKHLEEKLSELAEAIGDTEVSEEVKSDKAPEEMENHELLHGPQFEHEANDQDSIDALLASFD, from the coding sequence ATGGGTTCGAATATCGTTGCGCTTGAAGACAGGATCGTAAATATCCGCCAAAAGCTGGGAGACCAGGTTCCTGTAGAAGACGTTTCCATGATTGTCGGCGAGGTGATGGGTTCCATAGACGGTGACCTGGCCCTCGTGGAAATTCATTTTCAGGATGAACTTCGCGAACTGCTGCAGTTTATCGACAAAGCGAAAAATGATATCAGCCAGATTCGCCCCAAGGATTTGAGTGAAAAGAAAATCCCCGAAGCTTCCGATCAGCTTGATGCCGTAGTCAGCGCCACGGAAGAAGCCGCGTCCAGCATCATGGATGCTGCCGAAGAGCTCGGCGAACTTGCCGCCGGCACCGATGGCGAGATGGCGGAAAAGCTGGAAGCCATTTCCACCAAGATTTTCGAAGCCTCCAGTTTCCAGGATATTACCGGTCAGCGGGTGAGCAAGGTCGTAAATACCCTGAAACACCTGGAAGAAAAGCTGTCAGAACTGGCCGAAGCCATTGGCGATACAGAAGTTTCCGAAGAAGTTAAGAGCGACAAGGCGCCTGAGGAAATGGAAAATCATGAGCTTTTGCATGGTCCTCAGTTCGAACATGAAGCCAACGATCAGGATTCTATTGACGCTCTGCTGGCCAGCTTTGATTGA